In a single window of the Acipenser ruthenus chromosome 8, fAciRut3.2 maternal haplotype, whole genome shotgun sequence genome:
- the asmt gene encoding acetylserotonin O-methyltransferase gives MNSSNDIEYPKKILDYMEGFLVSKTLFAACELGVFDFLLVSEQSTSSADIAKGLKTSVDGMERLLMACVGLQLLHADIQNGEALYSNTELSRIYLTRTSPKSLFHSIQYNSQTIYLCWHYLADAVREGKNQYEKAFGVSSGDLFEALYRSDEEMITFMKLMNSVWNICGKDVVTAFDLSPFQSIYDLGGCSGAVAKQCVSAYPESMVTIFDLPKVVQMAKEHFVSSDERRISFHEGDFFRDPIPASDLYILARILHDWTDEKCLELLIKVNKACKPGGGLLLIEALLNEDKSGPLTTQLYSLNMLVQTEGRERSPSEYIHLMEAAGFTDIQVKRTGKLYDAVLGRK, from the exons ATGAATTCTTCAAATGATATTGAATACCCAAAGAAGATATTGGACTACATGGAGGGCTTCTTGGTGTCCAAG ACCTTGTTTGCAGCTTGTGAACTTggtgtgtttgactttttgttgGTGTCCGAGCAATCTACGTCTTCAGCTGATATTGCAAAGGGCCTGAAGACGAGTGTTGATGGCATGGAGAGATTGCTCATGGCCTGTGTGGGGTTGCAGCTTCTACACGCAGACATTCAGAATGGAGAAG CACTGTACAGCAACACAGAGCTTTCCAGGATATATCTGACCAGAACAAGCCCAAAGTCTTTATttcattcaatacagtacaactCACAAACCATCTACCTGTGCTGGCACTACCTGGCAGATGCTGTGAG AGAAGGGAAGAACCAATATGAAAAAGCGTTTGGTGTCAGTTCAGGTGACCTATTCGAAGCCTTGTACAG ATCAGATGAAGAAATGATTACATTCATGAAGCTCATGAATTCGGTTTGGAATATATGTGGAAAAGATGTTGTCACAGCCTTTGACCTCTCACCTTTTCAAAGCATATACGATCTTGGGG GTTGCAGTGGTGCTGTAGCCAAACAGTGTGTGTCTGCATACCCAGAATCCATGGTGACAATCTTCGATCTCCCTAAGGTTGTACAAATGGCAAAGGAGCACTTTGTGTCGTCGGATGAGAGGAGAATTTCATTCCATGAAG GAGACTTCTTTAGAGATCCCATTCCTGCCTCTGACCTCTATATCCTGGCTCGGATTCTTCACGACTGGACAGACGAGAAATGTCTGGAGCTGCTCATCAAAGTGAACAAGGCCTGTAAACCAG GAGGTGGGTTGCTGCTGATTGAAGCCTTATTGAATGAAGACAAGAGCGGTCCTCTAACAACCCAACTCTACTCACTTAATATGCTGGTGCAGACAGAGGGGCGAGAAAGGTCTCCCTCAGAGTACATCCACCTCATGGAAGCAGCAGGATTTACAGACATTCAGGTCAAGAGAACTGGAAAACTGTATGATGCTGTTTTGGGAAGAAAGTAA